The following proteins are encoded in a genomic region of Neovison vison isolate M4711 chromosome 12, ASM_NN_V1, whole genome shotgun sequence:
- the CHADL gene encoding chondroadherin-like protein yields MCICDNPRRHVACRHQNFTEVPNAIPELTQRLDLQGSKLKVIPPAAFRDLPHLTHLHLRRCGVELVAEGAFRGLGRLLLLNLASNRLSSLPQEALDGLGSLQRLELEGNRLEELRPGTFGALGALATLNLAHNALVYLPAMAFQGLTRLRWLRLAHNALSVLAPEALAGLPALRRLSLHHNELQALPGPALAQARALARLELGHNPFTYVGEEDGLALPGLRELMLDHGALQALDARAFARCPRLRSLDLRGNQLAALPPLRGPGQLRRLRLQGNPLWCGCEARPLLEWLARARVRSDGTCRGPRRLGGEALDALRPADLRCPGDRAAAEEEAEWQAAAWLRGPPGNPQEADGAARPCPRACVCAAESRHSGCESRGLRAVPRGFPSDTQLLDLRRNHFWSVPPAAFPGLGRLVSLHLQHCGLTELAAGALAGLGSLIYLYLSDNQLSGLSAAALEGAPRLGYLYLERNRFGQVPGAALRALPSLFSLHLQSNVVDRLEPGDLTGLPALRWLYLSGNRITQVSPGAIGPAPELEKLHLDRNQLQGVPTGALEGLPALLELQLSGNPLGGLADGAFWPVGGSLQHLFLNDSGLEQISPRAFLGLGPRLRSLHLQKNQLQAIPALPPFSQLELIDLSGNPFHCDCQLLPLHRWLMGLNLRVGATCATPPSAQGQRVKAATAVFETCPGWAAKKAKWMPAPRSNARRTPMKG; encoded by the exons ATGTGCATTTGCGACAATCCCAGACGGCATGTCGCCTGTCGGCACCAGAACTTCACTGAGGTGCCAAACGCCATCCCTGAG CTGACTCAGAGGCTGGACCTCCAAGGCAGCAAGCTGAAGGTGATCCCCCCAGCGGCCTTCCGGGATCTGCCCCACCTGACACATCTGCACCTGCGCCGCTGCGGGGTGGAGCTGGTGGCCGAGGGCGCCTTCCGCGGCCTGGGCCGCCTGCTCCTGCTCAACCTGGCCTCCAACCGCCTCAGCTCGCTGCCGCAGGAGGCCCTGGATGGGCTGGGCTCGCTGCAGCGGCTGGAGCTCGAGGGCAACCGGCTGGAGGAGCTGCGGCCGGGGACGTTCGGGGCGCTGGGGGCGCTGGCCACGCTGAACCTGGCCCACAACGCGCTGGTCTACCTGCCGGCCATGGCCTTCCAGGGGCTGACGCGCCTGCGCTGGCTGCGGCTGGCCCACAACGCGCTCAGCGTGCTGGCCCCCGAGGCCCTGGCCGGCCTGCCCGCCCTGCGCCGGCTCAGCCTGCACCACAACGAGCTGCAGGCCCTGCCCGGGCCCGCCCTGGCCCAGGCCCGCGCCCTGGCCCGCCTCGAGCTGGGCCACAACCCGTTCACCTACGTGGGCGAGGAGGACGGGCTGGCGCTGCCCGGCCTGCGGGAGCTGATGCTGGACCACGGCGCCCTGCAGGCCCTGGACGCCAGGGCCTTCGCCCGCTGCCCCCGCCTGCGCAGCCTGGACCTCCGCGGGAACCAGCTGGCCGCGCTGCCCCCGCTGCGGGGCCCGGGCCAGCTGCGCCGGCTGCGGCTGCAGGGCAACCCTCTGTGGTGCGGCTGTGAGGCCCGGCCGCTGCTCGAGTGGCTGGCGCGGGCGCGGGTGCGCTCGGACGGCACGTGCCGGGGGCCGCGGCGCCTGGGAGGGGAGGCCCTGGACGCCCTGAGGCCCGCGGACCTGCGCTGCCCGGGGGACAGGGCGGCGGCGGAGGAGGAGGCGGAGTGGCAGGCGGCGGCGTGGCTCCGCGGCCCTCCTGGCAACCCCCAGGAGGCCGACGGGGCCGCCCGGCCCTGCCCGCGGGCCTGCGTGTGCGCCGCCGAGTCCCGGCACAGCGGCTGCGAGAGCCGGGGCCTGCGGGCCGTGCCCCGCGGCTTCCCCAGCGACACGCAGCTCCTGGACCTGAGGCGGAACCACTTCTGGTCGGTGCCGCCCGCGGCCTTCCCGGGCCTGGGCCGGCTCGTGTCGCTGCACCTGCAGCACTGCGGCCTCACCGAGCTGGCGGCGGGCGCCCTGGCGGGGCTGGGCAGCCTGATCTACCTCTACCTGTCGGACAACCAGCTCTCCGGCCTCAGCGCTGCCGCCCTCGAGGGGGCCCCGCGCCTTGGCTACCTGTACCTGGAGCGCAACCGCTTCGGCCAAGTGCCCGGGGCCGCCCTGCGCGCCCTGCCCAGCCTGTTTTCCCTGCACCTGCAGAGCAACGTCGTGGACCGCCTGGAACCCGGGGACCTGACGGGCCTGCCCGCCTTGCGCTGGCTCTACCTGAGCGGCAACCGCATCACCCAAGTGTCCCCTGGGGCGATAGGCCCAGCTCCGGAGCTGGAGAAGCTGCACCTGGACAGGAACCAGCTGCAAGGGGTGCCCACGGGGGCCTTGGAGGGGctgcctgccctcctggagcTGCAGCTATCAGGGAACCCGCTCGGAGGCCTGGCAGATGGGGCCTTCTGGCCCGTGGGCGGGTCACTGCAGCACCTCTTCCTGAACGACAGCGGCCTGGAGCAG ATTTCTCCCAGGGCCTTTCTGGGTCTGGGGCCACGGCTGAGGAGCCTGCACCTGCAGAAGAACCAGCTGCAGGCCATACCCGCCCTGCCCCCTTTCAGCCAGCTGGAGCTCATCGACCTCAGCGGCAACCCCTTCCACTGTGACTGCCAGCTGCTCCCGCTGCACAG gTGGCTCATGGGGCTGAACCTGCGTGTGGGAGCCACGTGTGCTACCCCTCCCAGTGCCCAAGGCCAGAGGGTGAAGGCTGCAACTGCTGTCTTTGAAACCTGCCCAGGCTGGGCTGCCAAGAAGGCCAAGTGGATGCCCGCCCCCAGGTCCAATGCCAGGAGAACCCCCATGAAGGGATGA